One Silene latifolia isolate original U9 population chromosome 4, ASM4854445v1, whole genome shotgun sequence DNA segment encodes these proteins:
- the LOC141653001 gene encoding F-box protein CPR1-like, with translation MSMLKIRGRKKNGKKRRNKTNKTKKILQLPYLPQNVMEEIFHRLPYKAMVRFRLVCKTWNSITSSPIFMDDHYNRLSVEGTHLILLHLKRGREFNFYRVSHSSNVVDDLSSSSTAVPLEDYKTWGMSKYTLPRLIGSYNGIVAVSCQDDKLVLWNPITGQHTSVKMSVYDLHSDFNSFNPRLLFGLCYDSNTDEYNVVVGSDYQSPPVTPSNYDYDDLDYESIPVFLYSFKDGSERVLRSALSRRLLDRKLFIGESGKVIRGIPHWVVQFYDFGDDSGVETEILYFDLKEEKFNQMARPDCGVDKTMLGLAAMDGENQLGCVLHDVANTSLEVWVMKEYGNVETWTNLFIIPYENVSVNVGGTLRYMDVLGFMPSGELLLYLNDEKLWGYNVEKGNSREVKLQDGIEFSFVITFQPKFISPPKSTKEPSDKTQNEIRGSSSEEETENETNDLSSEDYR, from the coding sequence ATGTCAATGCTAAAAATAAGAGGAAGAAAAAAGAATGGTAAAAAAAGacgaaataaaacaaataaaacaaagaaaattCTTCAATTACCATACCTTCCTCAAAATGTCATGGAAGAAATATTCCATAGATTGCCATACAAAGCCATGGTACGTTTCCGCTTAGTCTGCAAGACATGGAATTCCATAACATCGTCACCAATATTCATGGATGATCATTACAATCGTCTCTCGGTCGAAGGTACCCATTTAATCTTGTTGCATCTTAAGAGAGGCAGGGAATTTAATTTCTATAGGGTAAGTCATAGTAGTAATGTAGTAGATGATTTATCGTCATCGTCTACCGCGGTCCCTTTAGAAGATTATAAAACATGGGGTATGTCCAAATATACCTTACCAAGGTTAATCGGGTCGTATAATGGTATAGTTGCGGTGTCGTGTCAGGATGATAAGTTGGTATTATGGAACCCTATAACGGGTCAACACACGTCCGTTAAAATGAGTGTTTATGACCTTCATAGCGATTTTAATAGCTTTAATCCACGGCTTTTatttgggttgtgttacgatagTAATACCGATGAGTATAATGTTGTGGTCGGGTCAGACTATCAAAGCCCGCCTGTGACACCCTCAAACTATGACTACGATGACCTAGATTATGAAAGCATACCGGTTTTCCTATATAGTTTCAAGGATGGCAGTGAAAGGGTGCTTCGCTCGGCTTTGTCGAGGCGGCTACTAGACAGAAAGTTATTCATTGGAGAATCCGGGAAGGTTATTCGTGGCATACCACATTGGGTAGTCCAATtttatgattttggtgatgattcgGGTGTGGAAACCGAAATTCTTTATTTCGATTTGAAAGAAGAGAAATTTAATCAAATGGCACGACCCGATTGTGGTGTTGATAAAACGATGCTCGGGTTGGCGGCTATGGATGGAGAAAATCAACTTGGTTGTGTTTTACATGATGTTGCTAATACAAGTTTAGAGGTGTGGGTAATGAAGGAGTATGGGAATGTAGAAACATGGACTAATTTGTTTATAATTCCTTATGAGAATGTGAGTGTTAATGTTGGAGGAACTTTAAGGTATATGGATGTCTTGGGATTTATGCCAAGTGGTGAATTATTGCTTTATTTGAATGATGAAAAATTGTGGGGGTATAATGTTGAAAAAGGCAATTCTAGGGAAGTTAAATTGCAAGATGGCATTGAATTTAGTTTTGTAATTACATTTCAACCTAAGTTTATTTCACCACCTAAGTCAACAAAAGAACCATCAGATAAGACACAAAATGAAATACGTGGCAGCTCGAGTGAAGAAGAGACCGAAAATGAAACAAACGACTTATCGAGCGAAGATTACCGATAA
- the LOC141651089 gene encoding uncharacterized protein LOC141651089: protein MAMASTIFIIISLFLTITAINTTPKLTTATTTGIHFPATLLHPISTTVKNSPLEFGFFKPISVSASVGAANWWGRMLLNLVLGLSSLHTALPFILNAIFSIHGGIVAHGEVLGMGKGKRKFGHVPLPQAKGKSKQKIEEVKDRKKDEERRGEGSGGDKGKGPEDGEDEPVDVTVEIRKYLNETDESIGVLIEEVPIDDCPSWTTLANRIHEVWKSIDREEDDLVEEKVDPSSCWPGYDVSYWSAEKKRINWNQVQWNHAILKLKLVRLVPISDDFF, encoded by the exons ATGGCGATGGCTTCCACCATCTTCATCATTATCTCTCTCTTTCTCACCATCACCGCCATCAACACCACCCCAAAACTCACCACCGCAACAACCACCGGCATCCATTTCCCCGCCACCCTCCTACACCCAATTTCCACTACCGTCAAAAACTCTCCTCTTGAGTTCGGGTTTTTTAAGCCCATCTCGGTCTCAGCTAGTGTCGGAGCAGCTAACTGGTGGGGTCGAATGCTTCTCAACCTGGTTCTTGGACTTTCCAGCTTACATACTGCCCTCCCCTTCATCCTCAACGCCATTTTCTCTATTCAT GGTGGTATTGTTGCGCACGGCGAGGTTTTAGGGATGGGAAAAGGTAAACGAAAATTCGGACATGTGCCTCTCCCTCAAGCGAAGGGAAAAAGTAAACAAAAAATCGAAGAAGTCAAAGACAGAAAGAAAGACGAGGAAAGACGGGGAGAAGGATCGGGAGGAGATAAGGGGAAGGGCCCGGAGGATGGAGAGGACGAGCCGGTCGATGTAACAGTGGAAATCAGGAAATACTTGAATGAAACAGACGAGTCGATAGGggtgttaattgaagaggtccctATCGATGATTGCCCCTCATGGACCACTCTTGCTAATCGGATCCATGAGGTGTGGAAGTCGATAGACAGGGAAGAGGATGATCTTGTTGAGGAGAAGGTGGACCCCAGTAGTTGTTGGCCCGGGTACGACGTATCTTACTGGAGTGCTGAGAAAAAAAGAATCAATTGGAATCAAGTTCAATGGAATCATGCCATACTGAAATTGAAACTCGTCAGATTAGTACCTATTTCCGATGATTTTTTCTGA